A single window of Balaenoptera acutorostrata chromosome X, mBalAcu1.1, whole genome shotgun sequence DNA harbors:
- the RLIM gene encoding E3 ubiquitin-protein ligase RLIM, with translation MESSDSNDKGSGDQSAAQRRSQMDRLDREEAFYQFVNNLSEEDYRLMRDNNLLGTPGESTEEELLRRLQQIKEGPPPQNSDENRGGDSSDDVSNGDSIIDWLNSVRQTGNTTRSGQRGNQSWRAVSRTNPNSGDFRFSLEINVNRNNGSQNPENENELSARRSSGESMDNNSQRQVENPRSESTSARPPRSERNSTESLTGEAPPTRGQRRARSRSPDHRRTRARAERSRSPLHPMSEIPRRSHHSISSQTFEHPLVNETEGSSRTRHHVTLRQQISGPDLLSRGLFAASGTRNASQGAGSSDTTGNGESTGSGQRPPTIVLDLQVRRVRPGEYRQRDSIASRTRSRSQTPNNTVTYESERGGFRRTFSRSERAGVRTYVSTIRIPIRRILNTGLSETTSVAIQTMLRQIMTGFGELSYFMYSDSDSEPSGSVSSRNMERSESRNGRGGSGGSSSSGSSSSSSSSSSSSSSSSSSPSSSSSGESSETSSEVFEGSNEGSSSSGSSGARREGRHRAPVTFDESGSLPFLSLAQFFLLNEDDDDQPRGLTKEQIDNLAMRSFGENDALKTCSVCITEYTEGNKLRKLPCSHEYHVHCIDRWLSENSTCPICRRAVLASGNRESVV, from the exons gtGAAAGTACTGAGGAAGAGTTGCTGAGAAGACTACAACAAATTAAAGAGGGCCCACCACCACAAAACTCAGATGAAAATAGAG gtggaGACTCTTCAGATGATGTGTCTAATGGTGACTCTATAATAGACTGGCTTAACTCCGTCAGACAAACTGGAAATACGACAAGAAGTGGGCAAAGAGGAAACCAATCTTGGAGAGCAGTGAGCCGGACTAATCCAAACAGCGGTGATTTCAGATTCAGTTTAGAGATCAATGTTAACCGTAATAATGGGAGCCAAAATCCAGAGAATGAAAATGAGCTATCTGCAAGACGTTCTAGTGGAGAAAGTATGGACAACAACAGCCAAAGGCAAGTGGAAAATCCACGATCTGAATCAACATCTGCAAGGCCACCCAGATCAGAACGAAATTCAACTGAATCATTAACAGGAGAAGCCCCACCTACCAGAGGTCAGAGAAGGGCAAGAAGTAGGAGCCCAGACCATCGGAGAACCCGAGCAAGAGCTGAAAGAAGTAGATCACCTCTGCATCCAATGAGTGAAATTCCACGAAGATCTCATCATAGTATCTCATCTCAGACTTTTGAGCATCCTTTGGTAAATGAGACTGAGGGAAGTTCTAGAACCCGGCACCACGTGACATTGAGACAGCAAATAAGTGGACCTGACTTGCTAAGTAGAGGTCTCTTTGCAGCTTCTGGAACCAGAAATGCCTCACAAGGAGCAGGGTCTTCAGATACAACTGGCAATGGTGAATCTACAGGATCAGGCCAGAGACCTCCAACCATAGTCCTTGATCTTCAAGTAAGAAGAGTTCGTCCTGGAGAATATCGGCAGAGAGATAGCATAGCTAGCAGAACTCGGTCAAGGTCTCAGACGCCAAACAACACCGTCACTTACGAAAGTGAACGAGGAGGTTTTAGGCGTACGTTTTCACGTTCTGAGCGAGCAGGTGTGAGAACCTATGTCAGTACCATCAGAATTCCAATTCGTAGAATCTTAAATACTGGTTTAAGTGAGACTACATCTGTTGCAATTCAGACCATGTTAAGGCAGATAATGACAGGTTTTGGTGAGTTAAGCTACTTTATGTACAGTGATAGTGATTCAGAGCCTAGTGGCTCAGTCTCGAGTCGAAATATGGAAAGGTCAGAGTCACGGAATGGAAGAGGGGGTTCTGGTGGTAGTAGCAGTTCTGGTTCGAGTTCCAGTTCAAGTTCCAGTTCTAGTTCCAGTTCTAGTTCCAGTTCCAGTCCTAGTTCCAGTTCCAGTGGTGAAAGTTCAGAGACTAGCTCAGAGGTATTTGAAGGCAGTAATGAAGGAAGCTCATCATCAGGCTCATCAGGTGCCAGGCGAGAGGGTCGACACAGGGCCCCAGTAACATTTGATGAAAGTGGCTCTTTGCCCTTCCTTAGTCTGGCTCAGTTTTTCCTCTtaaatgaggatgatgatgaccAACCTAGAGGACTCACCAAAGAACAGATTGACAACTTGGCAATGAGAAGTTTTGGTGAAAACGATGCATTAAAAACCTGTAGTGTTTGCATTACAGAATACACAGAAGGCAACAAACTTCGTAAACTACCTTGTTCCCATGAGTACCATGTCCACTGCATCGATCGCTGGTTATCTGAGAATTCTACTTGTCCTATATGTCGCAGAGCAGTCTTAGCTTCAGGCAACAGAGAAAGCGTTGTGTGA